In Marinitoga hydrogenitolerans DSM 16785, the following are encoded in one genomic region:
- a CDS encoding sensor histidine kinase: MVYSLIIILLFIIIFYIFFSNYLVIKRENNKLKSSISKVLSISANDPAVEYLIHSLEEKINNLNKKVFFEKIKRKNIYSVLNNISEAIMLVFYSDDSNTLILDYANKSAQNLFVTSDFLGKTLSEILEDHNLIDIVLRSYRLDENISDEIIVYSPKKSFFHCEIKKIFLESEKNQNYRIVVLRDITKEKELDLMRREFLTIMSHELKTPLTVIHGYSETLLMSDEKLSSQALRFLNIIEDESSRLTRLINDLLDISRLERKDYEYHFKGINLSNLLKKINLIFNSLTKEMNINIYLDIKEDLTIIGDEDRLMQAIYNILDNAVKFTHIKESDKKEIFIRLYSEDNEVILEVEDTGIGIPERERNKIFNLFYRVDKSRTRQVPGTGLGLYIVKQILEKHRAYIEVDSEENQGTLVKIIFKRRNNDEAS; this comes from the coding sequence ATGGTTTATTCTTTAATAATAATATTATTATTCATTATAATTTTTTATATATTTTTCTCAAATTATTTAGTAATAAAAAGAGAAAATAATAAACTTAAGTCTTCCATATCTAAGGTTTTATCAATTAGTGCAAATGATCCAGCAGTTGAATATTTAATACATTCTTTAGAAGAAAAGATAAATAATTTAAATAAAAAAGTTTTTTTTGAAAAAATAAAAAGAAAGAATATATATTCAGTTTTAAATAATATTTCAGAAGCAATTATGCTTGTGTTTTATTCTGATGACTCAAATACACTTATTCTTGATTATGCAAATAAGAGCGCTCAAAATCTTTTTGTTACATCAGATTTTTTGGGAAAAACATTGTCAGAAATTTTAGAGGATCATAATTTAATAGATATAGTATTAAGAAGTTATCGTTTAGATGAGAATATAAGCGATGAAATAATAGTATATAGTCCAAAAAAATCTTTTTTTCATTGCGAAATAAAAAAGATTTTTTTAGAATCTGAAAAAAATCAAAATTATAGAATAGTTGTTCTAAGAGATATAACAAAGGAGAAGGAATTAGATTTAATGAGACGAGAATTTTTAACTATAATGTCTCATGAGTTGAAAACCCCATTAACAGTAATTCATGGGTATTCTGAAACATTATTGATGAGTGATGAAAAATTATCCTCTCAAGCATTAAGATTTTTAAATATCATAGAAGATGAATCTTCTAGATTAACAAGGTTAATTAATGATTTATTAGATATTAGTAGATTAGAAAGGAAAGATTATGAGTATCATTTTAAAGGAATAAATCTTTCCAATCTCTTAAAAAAAATAAATTTAATATTTAACTCTTTGACAAAAGAAATGAATATTAATATCTATTTAGATATTAAAGAAGATCTAACTATCATTGGTGACGAAGATAGATTAATGCAAGCTATATACAATATTTTAGATAATGCTGTAAAATTTACACATATCAAAGAGTCAGATAAAAAAGAAATATTTATTAGACTATATAGCGAAGACAATGAAGTTATTTTAGAAGTGGAAGATACTGGAATAGGTATTCCAGAACGTGAAAGAAATAAAATATTTAACCTATTTTATAGAGTTGATAAATCAAGGACAAGACAAGTTCCTGGTACAGGTTTGGGATTATATATAGTGAAACAGATATTAGAAAAACATAGGGCATATATTGAAGTTGATAGTGAAGAAAATCAAGGGACATTAGTAAAAATAATTTTTAAGAGGAGGAATAATGATGAGGCCAGTTGA
- a CDS encoding response regulator transcription factor: MGKRVIMIIEDDPAISEMLNFNLTKEGYDIILASDADEAVKMIEEKEVDFFIVDIMLPGSMDGFDFIRTVKSNEKFKNAPVLILSAKDDPADKVAGLELGSDDYVTKPFNVRELIARIKSIFRRQQQAMQIKEEGPKKIVAKDLEIDTERYEVLIRGNPVELTPLEFELLTFLAKNEGKVFSRDVLLDKLWGYDYFGDTRTVDVHIRRLRTKIEEDPSNPKYIITVRGKGYKFRDPGKEKLDY, translated from the coding sequence ATGGGTAAAAGAGTTATTATGATTATCGAAGATGATCCAGCTATTTCCGAAATGTTGAACTTCAATCTAACAAAGGAAGGTTATGACATTATTTTAGCTTCAGATGCTGATGAAGCGGTGAAAATGATTGAAGAAAAAGAGGTAGATTTCTTTATTGTTGATATTATGCTTCCAGGTTCTATGGATGGATTCGATTTTATTAGAACTGTAAAAAGCAATGAAAAATTTAAGAATGCACCAGTGTTAATTTTAAGTGCTAAGGACGATCCAGCAGATAAAGTGGCAGGTTTAGAACTAGGTAGTGATGATTATGTAACAAAACCTTTTAATGTAAGAGAATTGATTGCAAGAATAAAATCAATATTTAGAAGACAACAACAAGCAATGCAAATAAAAGAAGAGGGTCCAAAGAAAATTGTTGCAAAAGATTTAGAAATTGACACAGAAAGATACGAAGTTTTAATTAGAGGTAATCCTGTAGAGTTGACACCTTTAGAGTTTGAGTTATTAACATTTTTGGCAAAAAATGAAGGTAAAGTATTTAGCAGAGATGTTTTACTTGATAAATTATGGGGATATGATTATTTTGGAGACACACGAACTGTTGATGTTCACATAAGAAGATTAAGAACTAAAATAGAAGAAGACCCATCAAACCCAAAATACATTATTACAGTTAGAGGAAAAGGTTATAAATTTAGAGATCCAGGAAAAGAAAAATTAGACTACTAA
- a CDS encoding thymidine phosphorylase — MRPVDIIYKKRNGEINTKEEIEFMINGYVNGQVPDYQISAWLMAIFFNGMTKEERYHLTMVMRDSGDTIDLSGIKGIKIDKHSTGGVGDKTTLAVGPLVASAGLKVSKLSGRGLGHTGGTIDKLESIPGFKTAISKDEFFKIANEVGMVVAGQTGNIAPADKKIYALRDVTATVDEISLISASIMSKKLAVQSDGIVLDVKTGSGAFMKNIPDAVELAKSMVEIAELNNRKIIALVTNMDQPLGDNIGNSLEVLEAIETLKGKGPKDFTDLCVELGANMLDLSGLYTYEEAKEILNKNIENGKALDIMKMWIKAQGGDERVVDNPEEILPISEKIVEFKAEKDGFVSHIDTEKVGIASMVLGAGRKRKEDEIDFSVGIKVLKKLGAKISKGDTIAKLYISEKSNVEEAIELLKEAYEISKNPPKEEKMKLIYEKIVGGK; from the coding sequence ATGAGGCCAGTTGATATAATTTATAAAAAGAGAAATGGAGAAATAAATACAAAAGAAGAAATTGAGTTTATGATAAATGGTTATGTAAATGGACAAGTTCCAGATTATCAAATTTCAGCTTGGTTAATGGCGATATTTTTTAATGGAATGACAAAAGAAGAAAGATATCATTTAACAATGGTTATGAGAGATAGCGGAGATACAATTGATTTATCAGGGATAAAAGGAATAAAAATTGATAAACACTCAACCGGAGGTGTTGGAGATAAAACAACTTTAGCAGTCGGACCCTTAGTAGCTTCTGCAGGGTTAAAAGTTTCTAAATTATCTGGAAGAGGATTGGGACATACTGGAGGAACTATTGATAAATTAGAATCAATTCCTGGATTTAAAACAGCGATTTCTAAAGATGAATTTTTTAAAATCGCAAATGAAGTTGGTATGGTTGTAGCAGGTCAAACAGGAAATATTGCTCCAGCAGATAAAAAAATATATGCATTAAGAGATGTGACAGCAACGGTTGATGAAATTTCATTAATATCTGCAAGTATAATGAGTAAAAAATTAGCAGTTCAATCTGATGGTATAGTATTAGATGTAAAAACAGGTAGTGGAGCTTTTATGAAAAATATCCCAGATGCAGTTGAATTAGCGAAATCCATGGTAGAAATAGCCGAATTAAACAATAGAAAAATAATAGCATTAGTTACAAATATGGATCAACCATTAGGAGATAATATTGGTAATTCATTAGAAGTCCTTGAAGCAATTGAAACGTTAAAAGGAAAAGGACCAAAGGATTTTACTGATTTATGTGTAGAGTTAGGAGCAAATATGTTAGATTTATCAGGATTATATACTTATGAAGAAGCAAAAGAAATATTAAATAAAAATATTGAAAATGGCAAAGCTTTAGATATAATGAAAATGTGGATAAAAGCACAAGGTGGTGATGAAAGAGTAGTAGATAATCCTGAAGAAATTTTGCCTATATCAGAAAAAATAGTTGAATTCAAAGCAGAAAAAGATGGATTTGTTTCTCATATAGATACAGAAAAAGTTGGTATTGCTTCAATGGTTTTAGGAGCAGGAAGAAAAAGAAAAGAAGATGAAATAGATTTTTCTGTTGGAATTAAAGTATTAAAAAAATTAGGAGCTAAAATATCTAAAGGAGATACAATAGCAAAATTATATATTTCTGAAAAAAGTAATGTAGAGGAAGCTATAGAGTTATTAAAAGAAGCTTATGAAATCTCAAAAAATCCTCCAAAAGAAGAAAAAATGAAATTGATATATGAAAAAATTGTAGGAGGTAAATAA